In the Xiamenia xianingshaonis genome, one interval contains:
- the dapA gene encoding 4-hydroxy-tetrahydrodipicolinate synthase, whose amino-acid sequence MSQLRFGRMITAMVTPFNDALELDLDRAQELAVRLVEGGNDALIVNGTTGESPTVFYPQKIELFRAVVSAVGGRVPIIANVGDNCTADTVQFASDVAKLGVDAFMCVVPYYNKPPQEGLYRHFAAIAESTELPIVLYNIPGRCSINMEAETTLRLARDFENIVAVKEASGNFDQIKAIIDGAPEDFVVYSGDDSATLPIMRLGGAGVISTIGNVAPGRMKEIVELAAAGDWAAAEAKNEALMPLMTGLFETANPILVKEALSLVGFPVGGVRLPLVPATPAQSERLANTMREVGVL is encoded by the coding sequence ATGTCGCAACTTCGCTTTGGCCGCATGATCACCGCCATGGTCACGCCGTTCAACGACGCGCTCGAGCTGGATCTCGATCGTGCACAGGAGCTTGCAGTGCGCCTGGTCGAAGGCGGCAACGACGCACTCATCGTCAACGGCACCACGGGCGAGAGCCCGACGGTGTTCTATCCGCAGAAGATCGAGCTGTTCCGCGCGGTCGTCTCGGCCGTCGGCGGGCGCGTTCCGATCATCGCCAACGTGGGCGACAACTGCACGGCCGACACGGTGCAGTTCGCTTCCGACGTGGCAAAACTCGGCGTTGACGCGTTCATGTGCGTCGTGCCGTACTACAACAAGCCTCCGCAAGAGGGCCTGTACCGCCATTTCGCCGCCATCGCCGAATCGACCGAGCTGCCCATCGTGCTGTACAACATTCCGGGCCGCTGCTCGATCAACATGGAGGCCGAAACGACGCTGCGGCTTGCGCGCGACTTTGAGAACATCGTCGCCGTCAAGGAGGCGTCGGGCAACTTCGACCAGATCAAGGCCATCATCGACGGTGCGCCGGAAGACTTCGTCGTCTATTCCGGCGACGATTCGGCCACCCTTCCCATCATGCGCTTGGGCGGCGCCGGGGTCATTTCGACCATCGGCAATGTCGCGCCGGGCCGCATGAAGGAAATCGTCGAGCTTGCCGCTGCGGGGGACTGGGCTGCGGCCGAGGCGAAGAACGAAGCACTCATGCCGCTCATGACGGGGCTCTTCGAAACGGCCAACCCCATCCTCGTGAAAGAGGCGCTTTCGCTCGTCGGCTTCCCGGTCGGCGGCGTGCGGCTGCCGCTCGTGCCGGCAACGCCTGCCCAGTCCGAGCGACTGGCAAACACGATGCGCGAGGTCGGCGTCCTGTAG
- a CDS encoding DNA translocase FtsK, with product MQLKHKRSRFVARHSTASKRTAKQEKKAPQAQPAPAAKGHRVRLDQDASAAPAQAWLDAQAKRDIMAVVLIVCGIGLFAAATLQTNAVLAQAVACGLHLGFGLGAYLIPLVIVGIGCCLLGLREAPLPARTWVGIAIVAAAFLSLLALFTPGSSPTNLGVLFDPSEMALRGGYVGAGVAYVGLLLVGRIISCIVLVGVLVVGFVVLGFSISGFIARLRQLREERTAAAAEREPLQPPAFVRRLAERDSLVKKVPPADDVPDNAPTRRFGEDEVLPRAKTRRLSRSFDEDAPAPEPRVSRPKRASAGQGSLTRKLGSAADEAPRRPAKPKTPLAAPRPADGFELPSVELLATSAESPSDAVSEQELQDTAAELQKTLEDFHIMAKVVGWVAGPTVTLFKVDLPAGVRVSRITALEADIALALAAPGVRIFAPIPGTNYVGIEVPNATRQTVYLGDVIQQAGAGPLEVAIGKDVEGHCIVSDLAKMPHLLIGGTTGSGKSVSINGMIMSILMRATPAEVRFIMIDPKRVEFTPYNGIPHLYVPVVTEPKEAASALSWGVAEMERRLKVFSKVGSRNIGQYNAKVQRVQEEAQAAVERGEEAPEADPNLTEELPYIVIIIDELADLMMNVGKEVEYSISRIAQLARAAGIHLIVATQRPSTNVVTGLIKANITNRIAFNVASGIDSRVILDTPGAENLIGLGDLLLSKPELAKPQRIQGCFVSEDEINAVVTHLREQGEPEYHSEILQTNLITLGASSPDGSGGSSTSDDPLVWEAADIVVSSGLGSTSNIQRRLKVGYSRAGRIMDMLEEKGVVGPANGSKPRDVLVDVLELETLKAFEASDAASEG from the coding sequence ATGCAGCTGAAACACAAAAGGAGCAGGTTCGTGGCGAGACATTCCACTGCGTCGAAGCGAACGGCGAAACAAGAGAAGAAGGCGCCCCAGGCGCAACCGGCACCTGCCGCCAAGGGGCATCGCGTGCGCCTTGACCAGGACGCGTCTGCGGCCCCTGCTCAGGCGTGGCTTGATGCGCAGGCCAAGCGCGACATCATGGCCGTCGTCCTCATCGTGTGCGGCATCGGGCTGTTCGCGGCGGCCACGCTGCAGACCAACGCCGTGCTTGCCCAGGCGGTGGCGTGCGGGCTGCATCTGGGGTTCGGCCTGGGCGCCTACCTCATCCCGCTCGTGATCGTCGGGATCGGGTGCTGCCTGCTTGGGCTGCGCGAGGCGCCGCTGCCGGCCCGGACGTGGGTCGGCATCGCCATCGTCGCGGCAGCCTTCCTGTCGCTGCTTGCGCTGTTCACGCCCGGCTCGTCGCCGACGAACCTCGGCGTGCTCTTCGACCCGTCCGAAATGGCGCTGCGCGGGGGCTATGTCGGCGCGGGCGTGGCCTACGTGGGGCTTTTGCTCGTTGGCCGCATCATCAGCTGCATTGTGCTCGTCGGCGTGCTCGTCGTCGGCTTCGTCGTGCTGGGCTTTTCCATCAGCGGCTTCATCGCCCGTTTGCGCCAGCTGCGCGAAGAACGCACCGCCGCGGCCGCCGAGCGCGAGCCGCTGCAGCCGCCTGCGTTCGTGCGGCGGCTGGCCGAGCGCGACTCGCTCGTCAAGAAGGTGCCGCCTGCAGACGACGTTCCGGACAACGCGCCGACGCGCCGTTTCGGCGAGGACGAAGTCCTGCCCCGCGCAAAGACGCGCCGCCTGTCGCGCAGCTTCGACGAGGACGCGCCTGCCCCCGAGCCGCGCGTTTCGCGCCCGAAGCGGGCTTCGGCGGGCCAAGGCTCGCTCACCCGAAAACTCGGATCAGCCGCCGACGAGGCGCCCCGACGTCCGGCGAAGCCGAAGACGCCGCTTGCCGCGCCGCGTCCCGCCGACGGCTTCGAGCTGCCCTCCGTCGAGCTTTTGGCGACCTCTGCCGAGAGCCCGAGCGACGCCGTCAGCGAGCAGGAGCTGCAAGACACTGCCGCCGAGCTGCAAAAGACCCTCGAAGACTTCCACATCATGGCCAAGGTCGTCGGCTGGGTGGCCGGGCCCACGGTGACGCTTTTCAAGGTCGATCTGCCGGCCGGCGTGCGCGTGAGCCGCATCACCGCACTTGAAGCCGACATCGCGCTGGCGCTGGCCGCTCCGGGCGTGCGCATCTTTGCGCCCATCCCCGGCACGAACTACGTTGGCATCGAAGTGCCCAACGCCACGCGCCAGACGGTCTATCTGGGCGACGTCATCCAGCAAGCCGGCGCCGGCCCGCTCGAAGTGGCCATCGGCAAGGACGTCGAAGGCCACTGCATCGTGTCCGACCTGGCAAAAATGCCGCATCTGCTCATCGGCGGCACCACCGGCTCGGGCAAGTCGGTGTCCATCAACGGCATGATCATGTCCATTCTCATGCGGGCGACGCCGGCAGAGGTCCGCTTCATCATGATCGACCCCAAACGCGTGGAGTTCACGCCGTACAACGGCATTCCGCACCTGTACGTGCCGGTGGTGACCGAGCCGAAGGAGGCGGCGAGCGCGCTGTCGTGGGGCGTGGCCGAAATGGAGCGGCGCCTGAAGGTGTTTTCCAAGGTGGGCTCCAGGAACATCGGGCAATACAATGCGAAGGTACAGCGGGTCCAGGAAGAGGCGCAGGCAGCCGTCGAGCGCGGCGAGGAAGCCCCCGAAGCGGATCCCAACCTGACCGAAGAGCTGCCCTACATCGTCATCATCATCGACGAGCTTGCCGACCTCATGATGAACGTCGGCAAGGAGGTGGAATACTCCATCAGCCGCATCGCCCAGCTTGCGCGCGCGGCGGGCATCCATCTCATCGTCGCCACCCAGCGTCCGTCCACCAACGTCGTCACCGGCCTGATCAAGGCCAACATCACGAACCGCATCGCCTTCAACGTGGCCAGCGGCATCGATTCGCGCGTCATCCTCGACACGCCGGGCGCGGAAAACCTCATCGGCTTGGGAGACCTGCTGCTCTCCAAGCCCGAACTGGCGAAGCCCCAGCGCATCCAGGGATGCTTCGTGTCCGAAGACGAAATCAACGCCGTGGTAACCCATTTGCGCGAGCAGGGCGAGCCGGAATACCATTCTGAAATTCTCCAGACGAATCTCATTACTCTGGGGGCGTCTTCACCAGACGGATCAGGCGGCTCGTCTACCTCGGACGATCCGCTTGTGTGGGAGGCGGCGGACATCGTGGTGTCGAGCGGTTTGGGCTCCACGTCGAACATACAAAGGCGGCTCAAGGTGGGGTATTCCCGCGCTGGGCGTATAATGGACATGCTGGAGGAAAAGGGCGTCGTTGGACCTGCGAACGGCAGCAAGCCTCGCGACGTGCTCGTCGACGTGCTTGAGCTGGAAACGCTCAAGGCGTTTGAGGCAAGCGACGCCGCCTCGGAAGGATAG
- a CDS encoding YajQ family cyclic di-GMP-binding protein, producing the protein MAKESSFDIVSSIDMQEVDNAFQQAKKEIAQRYDLKDSGAEITLDKAKKTILVAAPAEFVARQVIDVLSSKLVKRGIDLGAVKWGDPQAATGQSVRQTGTIIEGIDKDTAGKINKDIKAEKFKAKVQIEGDKLRVSSASRDTLQEVIAFVKSKDYGQPLQYVNYR; encoded by the coding sequence ATGGCTAAGGAATCCAGCTTCGACATCGTGTCTTCCATCGACATGCAAGAGGTCGACAACGCGTTTCAGCAGGCGAAAAAAGAAATCGCCCAGCGCTACGACTTGAAGGACTCGGGTGCCGAGATCACGCTCGACAAGGCGAAGAAGACCATTCTCGTCGCCGCTCCCGCCGAATTCGTGGCGCGACAGGTCATCGACGTGCTGTCTTCGAAGCTCGTAAAGCGTGGCATCGACTTGGGCGCAGTGAAGTGGGGCGATCCCCAGGCGGCCACGGGCCAGTCCGTGCGCCAGACGGGAACGATCATCGAGGGCATCGACAAGGACACCGCCGGCAAGATCAACAAGGACATCAAGGCCGAGAAGTTCAAGGCAAAGGTGCAGATCGAAGGCGACAAGCTGCGCGTCAGTTCGGCGTCGCGCGACACGCTGCAGGAGGTCATCGCGTTCGTGAAGAGCAAAGACTACGGCCAGCCTTTGCAGTACGTGAACTACCGATAG
- the pgsA gene encoding CDP-diacylglycerol--glycerol-3-phosphate 3-phosphatidyltransferase, whose protein sequence is MSSADAASEKLMTPANVVTLVRICLVPLFVVAILSPWPEWLGLPQVANNEKSLVAAVIFVVISCTDWLDGYLARSRGEVTNFGKFMDPLADKILVTAALLALIELGTLPSWIVLIILTREFIVSGVRMMAASKGVVIAASWYGKFKTVFQMIAIVLFTVKDSYMVGAVTASFGDALWLVSWAVMIVALVLTIVSMLDYIVKARNLIGLGPRNTERDQRRRAKKAAEQGEAAAGAADVPEAQRAELSPAERASIEPAELAALASAVVEAATTKGVSVATAESLTGGMISAALTAVPRSSAVVRGGVVSYMAEVKEQVLGVAEATIEGDGVVSEQTALSMARGAVEVLDAGIAVAVTGIAGPTGAEPGKPVGTVWMALASKAGERAHRFSFPGNRDEVRLLTVHAALSELLDELKR, encoded by the coding sequence ATGTCGTCTGCAGACGCTGCGAGCGAAAAGCTCATGACCCCGGCAAACGTCGTCACCTTGGTCCGCATTTGCCTGGTGCCGCTGTTCGTTGTCGCCATCCTCTCGCCCTGGCCGGAGTGGCTCGGGCTGCCGCAGGTGGCCAACAACGAGAAAAGCCTTGTCGCCGCCGTCATTTTCGTGGTCATTTCCTGCACCGATTGGCTCGACGGGTATCTGGCCCGCTCGCGCGGCGAGGTCACGAACTTCGGGAAGTTCATGGATCCTTTGGCCGACAAGATCCTCGTCACGGCCGCGCTGCTTGCGCTGATCGAGCTGGGGACGCTGCCGTCGTGGATCGTGCTCATCATTCTCACGCGCGAGTTCATCGTCTCGGGCGTGCGCATGATGGCCGCAAGCAAAGGCGTCGTCATCGCGGCCAGCTGGTACGGCAAGTTCAAGACGGTCTTTCAAATGATCGCCATCGTGCTGTTCACCGTGAAGGACTCCTACATGGTGGGGGCGGTCACCGCATCGTTCGGCGATGCGTTGTGGCTGGTCAGCTGGGCGGTGATGATCGTTGCACTCGTGCTGACCATCGTGTCGATGCTGGATTACATCGTGAAGGCTCGAAACCTCATCGGGCTGGGGCCGCGCAACACGGAACGCGACCAGCGCCGCCGCGCGAAGAAAGCGGCTGAGCAAGGCGAAGCGGCCGCAGGGGCGGCAGATGTGCCTGAGGCGCAAAGGGCCGAGCTCTCGCCTGCCGAGCGCGCATCCATCGAGCCGGCGGAGCTTGCGGCGCTGGCGAGCGCGGTCGTGGAAGCGGCGACGACCAAGGGCGTGAGCGTCGCGACGGCCGAAAGCCTGACCGGCGGCATGATCTCGGCGGCGCTGACGGCGGTGCCGAGAAGCTCGGCCGTGGTGCGCGGCGGGGTCGTGAGCTACATGGCCGAGGTGAAAGAGCAGGTGCTCGGCGTTGCCGAGGCGACCATCGAAGGCGACGGCGTCGTGAGCGAGCAGACCGCGCTTTCCATGGCCCGCGGGGCGGTCGAGGTGCTGGATGCGGGGATTGCCGTCGCCGTGACGGGGATCGCCGGCCCGACCGGAGCCGAGCCGGGAAAGCCCGTTGGCACGGTGTGGATGGCCCTCGCATCGAAGGCCGGAGAGCGAGCGCACAGGTTCTCCTTCCCCGGCAACCGCGACGAAGTGCGCCTGCTGACCGTCCACGCCGCCTTGAGCGAGCTGCTCGACGAGCTGAAGCGCTAG
- the dapB gene encoding 4-hydroxy-tetrahydrodipicolinate reductase, whose amino-acid sequence MITVAVAGCAGRMGSAVVDAVKAADDLELVCGIDPSCPRSSEEGAYPVHSSVQDAIDAADFDVLVDFTRPDVVEGNLRVALPAGVDCVVGTTGLSDETLAELAALAPAGTCLFYAPNFTTGAVLMMEFAKAAAPYFPEAEVIEMHHCKKLDAPSGTAVRTAALISEARGRDSAAPGKETEIAGAEGARGALVSGVPVHSVRSMGFVASQEAVFGSLGQTLTIRHDSWDRTSYMPGVLLGIRSVGERDGLIVGLENFMA is encoded by the coding sequence ATGATCACCGTAGCTGTCGCCGGATGCGCCGGCCGCATGGGAAGCGCCGTCGTCGACGCCGTGAAGGCCGCCGACGACCTGGAGCTGGTCTGCGGCATCGATCCGTCCTGCCCGCGGTCGAGCGAAGAGGGGGCGTATCCAGTGCATTCCAGCGTGCAAGACGCCATAGACGCCGCCGATTTCGACGTGCTGGTGGACTTCACGCGCCCTGACGTGGTGGAAGGCAACCTGCGCGTCGCGCTGCCGGCTGGAGTGGACTGCGTGGTGGGCACGACCGGGCTTTCCGACGAGACGCTTGCCGAGCTTGCCGCCTTGGCGCCTGCAGGCACGTGTTTGTTCTATGCGCCGAACTTCACGACCGGCGCTGTGCTCATGATGGAGTTCGCGAAAGCGGCCGCGCCGTATTTCCCGGAGGCCGAGGTCATCGAGATGCACCACTGCAAGAAGCTCGACGCTCCGTCGGGCACGGCGGTGCGCACGGCGGCCCTCATCTCCGAGGCCCGTGGACGCGACAGCGCCGCTCCCGGCAAAGAGACCGAGATCGCCGGCGCCGAAGGGGCGCGCGGGGCGCTCGTGTCCGGCGTGCCGGTCCATTCGGTGCGCTCGATGGGCTTCGTCGCCAGCCAGGAAGCGGTCTTCGGGTCGCTTGGCCAGACGCTGACCATCCGCCACGATTCGTGGGACCGGACGTCCTACATGCCCGGCGTGCTGCTCGGCATCCGCAGCGTCGGGGAGCGTGACGGCCTCATTGTAGGTTTGGAGAACTTCATGGCCTAG
- the rimO gene encoding 30S ribosomal protein S12 methylthiotransferase RimO: MTYANIGRPSVAFVTLGCAKNEVDSANMAASLTQAGFDVVKDPEDASAVIVNTCSFIQSAAEESIEAILDAAGLKNVESGAPLIVSGCLPARYGAELEDELPEAAAFLPCSKEDDIVAVVLHALGLACSPADVPGMPPLDAGEAAGCASAYVKISDGCDRFCSFCTIPFIRGRYHSFPAADVEAAVARHVAAGVREIVLIAQDTGRWGQDFADPSTLAALLSHLAETFPDTWFRVMYTEPVGVTDELLNVMAAHENVCSYLDIPLQHVDAGILQAMNRSGSRTEFETLVAHVRDRVPDVTLRTTLIAGFPGETEEAFEDLLDFVSEGHFDYVGVFPYSREEGTRAARLPGQIDEDEKIDRASRLRDVADAVCTARIAERVGQKAVVLVEGAEDDGQLFGRTQAQAPEVDGATYVGAGTVGDFLSVTIVDTLFYEMEGE; encoded by the coding sequence ATGACCTATGCCAACATCGGACGCCCGAGCGTCGCTTTCGTCACGCTCGGCTGCGCGAAAAACGAGGTCGACTCGGCCAACATGGCGGCAAGCTTGACGCAGGCCGGCTTCGACGTGGTAAAAGACCCCGAAGACGCGAGCGCGGTCATCGTCAACACCTGCTCGTTCATCCAGAGCGCCGCCGAGGAAAGCATCGAGGCCATCCTCGACGCGGCGGGCTTGAAAAACGTCGAAAGCGGCGCGCCGCTCATCGTCAGCGGATGTCTGCCGGCCCGCTACGGAGCCGAGCTGGAAGACGAGCTGCCCGAGGCGGCGGCGTTTTTGCCGTGCAGCAAAGAGGACGACATCGTGGCGGTCGTGCTGCATGCGCTTGGCCTGGCGTGCTCGCCGGCCGACGTGCCGGGCATGCCGCCGCTCGACGCAGGGGAGGCCGCCGGCTGCGCAAGCGCCTACGTGAAGATTTCCGACGGATGCGACCGATTTTGCTCGTTTTGCACCATTCCGTTCATCCGCGGCCGCTACCACAGCTTTCCGGCGGCAGACGTCGAGGCCGCCGTGGCGCGGCATGTCGCCGCGGGCGTGCGCGAAATCGTGCTCATCGCGCAGGACACAGGGCGCTGGGGCCAGGATTTCGCCGATCCTTCGACACTGGCCGCGCTCCTGTCGCATCTGGCCGAAACGTTTCCCGACACGTGGTTTCGCGTCATGTACACCGAGCCTGTCGGCGTGACTGACGAGCTGCTCAACGTCATGGCGGCGCATGAAAACGTGTGCTCCTACCTCGACATTCCGTTGCAGCACGTCGACGCGGGCATTCTGCAGGCCATGAACCGCAGCGGCTCGCGCACCGAGTTCGAGACTCTGGTTGCGCACGTTCGCGACCGCGTGCCCGACGTGACGCTGCGGACGACACTTATCGCGGGCTTTCCTGGCGAAACCGAAGAGGCTTTCGAAGACCTTCTCGACTTCGTGTCCGAGGGGCATTTCGACTACGTCGGCGTGTTTCCCTACTCGCGAGAGGAAGGAACTCGAGCCGCACGCCTGCCGGGCCAGATTGACGAGGACGAGAAGATCGACCGCGCGAGCCGGCTGCGCGACGTGGCCGACGCGGTCTGCACGGCGCGGATCGCCGAGCGGGTCGGGCAGAAGGCCGTCGTGCTCGTCGAGGGCGCAGAAGACGACGGCCAGCTGTTCGGGCGCACCCAGGCCCAGGCGCCCGAAGTCGACGGCGCCACCTATGTCGGCGCAGGCACGGTCGGAGACTTCCTCTCCGTGACCATCGTCGACACGCTGTTCTATGAAATGGAAGGGGAGTAG
- a CDS encoding ribonuclease J has translation MEQLGQRHKSADRKQGGPQGQREHAKTRQGASPQGEKTRSYKHVSIEHKRPSLTKEGNAGQRQANSSRGRKRTFDSSKKDKGATLKIIPLGGLDAIGMNMTAFECKGDMILDDAGLMFPDDNHPGVDLILPDYTYVLEHARKLKGIVITHGHEDHTGSLPYLYKDLDVPVPIYGTKMTLGLIEGKFAEHKIKNARLVEIKPGDTVKLGCFTAEFFAVNHSIPGSVGVFFRCPAGNVLHTGDFKLDQTPIDGVTTDFGALARFSTEGVDLMMSDSTNAMNPNFTLSEAEVGKELSKIIAQARGRVIIASFASHIHRMQQICDAAVASGRKVVVTGRSMIQNTDIARRLGYLNISDDDLIDAYELKDIPSDQVVIMCTGSQGEPLSALARIANGEHKTIDIEEGDTVIISATPVPGNEKAVTRVVNQLAKIGADVWDKSRGRVHVSGHAGAEELKLVLSIVQPKAFMPVHGEASHLRAHARLAEATGVPVENIFVCENGESLELSAGGIERGETVQSGIVFVDGLSVGDTSMAVLEERSALSSQGVVSIAAALNLKKRTLLGDPAIEMHGVSGGDDGYLLDDATTRVRNALLRTLDKGCGAKELKKAARDSVHSLLWERTKTRPMVVVSLLEV, from the coding sequence ATGGAACAACTCGGTCAGCGCCATAAAAGCGCTGATAGGAAACAAGGCGGCCCTCAGGGCCAGCGCGAGCATGCCAAGACGCGCCAGGGCGCCTCTCCCCAGGGCGAGAAGACCCGTTCGTACAAGCACGTCTCCATCGAGCACAAGCGCCCGAGCCTGACGAAGGAGGGCAACGCCGGGCAGCGCCAGGCGAACTCGTCGCGCGGCCGCAAGCGGACGTTCGATTCGTCGAAGAAGGACAAGGGCGCCACGCTCAAGATCATCCCGCTCGGCGGCCTTGACGCCATCGGCATGAACATGACGGCGTTCGAGTGCAAAGGCGACATGATTCTCGACGACGCCGGCCTCATGTTCCCCGACGACAACCACCCCGGCGTCGACCTCATTTTGCCGGACTACACCTACGTGCTTGAGCATGCCCGCAAGCTCAAGGGCATCGTCATCACGCACGGCCATGAAGACCACACCGGGTCTTTGCCGTATTTGTACAAAGACCTCGACGTGCCGGTTCCCATCTATGGCACAAAGATGACCTTGGGACTCATCGAAGGCAAGTTCGCCGAGCACAAGATCAAAAACGCCCGGCTCGTCGAGATCAAGCCGGGCGACACCGTCAAGCTGGGCTGCTTCACGGCCGAATTCTTCGCCGTGAACCATTCCATTCCTGGCTCGGTCGGCGTGTTTTTCCGCTGCCCGGCGGGAAACGTCCTGCACACGGGCGACTTCAAGCTCGACCAGACGCCCATCGACGGCGTCACGACCGACTTCGGGGCTTTGGCGCGCTTCTCGACGGAGGGCGTCGACCTCATGATGAGCGACTCCACCAACGCCATGAACCCCAATTTCACGTTGAGCGAAGCCGAAGTGGGCAAGGAGCTGTCCAAGATCATCGCCCAGGCGCGGGGCCGCGTCATCATCGCGTCGTTCGCGAGCCATATCCATCGCATGCAGCAGATCTGCGACGCGGCGGTGGCAAGCGGGCGCAAAGTGGTCGTCACGGGCCGCTCGATGATCCAGAACACCGACATCGCACGGCGGCTCGGGTACCTCAACATTTCCGACGACGACCTCATCGACGCCTATGAGCTGAAGGACATCCCGTCTGACCAGGTCGTCATCATGTGCACGGGCAGCCAGGGCGAGCCGCTTTCGGCGCTTGCCCGCATCGCCAACGGCGAGCACAAGACCATCGACATCGAAGAGGGCGACACGGTCATCATCTCGGCCACGCCCGTTCCCGGCAACGAGAAGGCCGTCACGCGCGTCGTGAACCAGCTGGCCAAGATCGGCGCCGACGTGTGGGACAAAAGCCGCGGACGCGTGCACGTGTCGGGCCATGCCGGCGCCGAGGAGTTGAAGCTCGTGCTGTCCATCGTGCAGCCGAAGGCCTTCATGCCGGTGCACGGCGAAGCGTCGCATCTTCGAGCGCACGCGCGTCTGGCCGAGGCCACCGGCGTGCCGGTCGAGAACATCTTCGTCTGCGAGAACGGCGAGAGCCTGGAGCTGTCGGCCGGCGGCATCGAGCGCGGCGAGACCGTTCAAAGCGGCATCGTGTTCGTGGACGGGCTGTCGGTCGGCGACACGTCGATGGCGGTGCTCGAAGAGCGCAGCGCTTTGTCCTCGCAAGGCGTCGTGTCGATCGCGGCGGCCCTGAACCTGAAGAAGCGCACGCTTCTGGGCGATCCGGCCATCGAGATGCACGGCGTGTCGGGCGGCGACGACGGGTATCTGCTCGACGACGCGACGACACGGGTGCGCAACGCGCTTCTGCGCACGCTTGACAAGGGCTGCGGCGCGAAAGAGCTCAAGAAGGCCGCCCGCGACTCGGTGCACTCGCTTTTGTGGGAGCGCACGAAGACGCGCCCGATGGTGGTCGTGAGCCTGCTCGAGGTGTAG
- a CDS encoding helix-turn-helix domain-containing protein yields MAQVTFGTALHEARERRGLDLNTAATRLRLRPDILRAIEEDDLSRLPPRGYTKNMVNAYARLVGLNPTDITQMYLDADYAFRAGNARSSSARGGRGSSRSFEGSSARSGGRENSFGRIMYDDRKEYSHTRDFEGGRSERIYAGEKPRQSRHNALNSQYTNFYAGPRADGGIMSRLPLIAAGVVILVLLIIVLSLALGGGGNNNEEAETQKVPITGIDDTTGTEDGSAAEPVKPTLTAPESVTVTYKIADDTEVYAVITNDGVTEAPLFSGGEEEEIEVSGVWSFGAWASDAVTITVDGEPVAFNTTDESGMPVCVVDFESWLDGWYEDHPDVKRESKSADDKDEADAADGQSGDAAASDGTGTSAAGTGGAPSTDAAGTDASAGAADASAGAAAGGTDASAAGTAGAASTDGTGAAVGAAGGEVAA; encoded by the coding sequence ATGGCTCAAGTGACATTCGGGACCGCTCTGCATGAGGCGCGAGAGCGAAGGGGCCTTGACCTGAACACGGCTGCAACGCGCCTGCGCCTGCGCCCCGACATTTTGCGCGCCATCGAGGAAGACGACCTTTCGCGTCTTCCTCCGCGCGGCTACACGAAAAACATGGTGAACGCCTATGCGCGGCTCGTGGGGCTCAATCCCACCGACATCACGCAGATGTATCTGGACGCCGACTATGCGTTTCGCGCCGGCAACGCCCGCAGCTCGTCGGCGCGGGGCGGACGCGGCTCCAGCCGGTCGTTCGAAGGCTCGTCCGCCCGTTCTGGCGGCCGGGAGAACTCGTTCGGGCGCATCATGTACGACGACCGCAAGGAATACAGCCACACCCGCGATTTCGAAGGCGGCCGCTCCGAGCGCATCTACGCCGGCGAAAAGCCGCGCCAAAGCAGGCACAACGCCTTGAACTCCCAATACACGAACTTCTACGCCGGTCCGCGGGCCGACGGCGGCATCATGAGCCGTCTCCCGCTCATCGCCGCCGGCGTCGTCATCCTCGTGCTGCTCATCATCGTTTTGTCGCTGGCGCTTGGCGGGGGCGGCAACAACAACGAGGAAGCCGAAACCCAGAAGGTGCCCATCACCGGCATCGACGACACGACCGGCACCGAGGACGGCAGCGCCGCCGAGCCGGTGAAGCCCACGCTGACGGCGCCCGAAAGCGTGACCGTCACCTACAAGATCGCAGATGACACCGAGGTCTACGCCGTCATCACGAACGACGGCGTGACTGAGGCGCCCCTGTTCAGCGGCGGCGAAGAGGAGGAGATCGAGGTGTCCGGCGTGTGGTCGTTCGGGGCCTGGGCCAGCGATGCCGTGACGATCACCGTCGACGGCGAGCCGGTCGCCTTCAACACCACCGACGAAAGCGGCATGCCGGTGTGCGTCGTTGATTTCGAGAGCTGGCTGGACGGGTGGTACGAGGACCATCCGGACGTGAAGCGCGAATCGAAGTCTGCCGACGACAAGGACGAAGCCGATGCCGCCGACGGCCAGAGCGGCGACGCTGCGGCTTCTGACGGGACGGGCACAAGCGCGGCCGGGACCGGTGGCGCGCCTTCGACCGACGCGGCTGGAACCGACGCGAGCGCCGGCGCGGCGGATGCGAGTGCAGGCGCGGCTGCCGGTGGGACGGATGCGAGTGCGGCCGGAACGGCCGGCGCGGCTTCGACCGATGGGACTGGCGCGGCCGTCGGCGCGGCGGGCGGCGAGGTCGCCGCATAA